A single window of Bradyrhizobium daqingense DNA harbors:
- a CDS encoding SDR family oxidoreductase produces MVTTARPGRAIHPGRRAGNESQSKTNKRACERIPGPLLVESEDLAALAVFLASPMARYITGTMIPVDGGLRRINSRRRLLI; encoded by the coding sequence ATGGTTACCACTGCTCGTCCTGGTCGGGCAATTCACCCCGGCAGGAGGGCAGGAAACGAATCACAATCAAAAACAAACAAGAGAGCGTGTGAGAGAATCCCCGGTCCGCTATTGGTCGAGTCCGAGGACCTCGCCGCTCTCGCGGTGTTCCTGGCCTCACCGATGGCGCGCTACATCACGGGCACGATGATCCCGGTGGACGGGGGCTTGCGGCGGATCAATTCCAGGCGCCGCCTCCTGATCTGA
- a CDS encoding DsrE family protein — protein sequence MIKQKSAIAVVSGVAMLILVGPNALAQQGNQLFPQASEKSQTSSQKHSARPKQTIKPAQKHTSKQDLASRAAMAQATNPGIAKKPHQLVLQVNSNEPAMMNLALNNATNVAQYYRDLGEPVSIEVVTFGPGLHMLREDTSPVKPRIEVLAMSNPEISFKACGNTQDNMRKAENKDINLIAQATVVKSGVVRVMELQEQGWSYVKP from the coding sequence ATGATCAAGCAAAAGTCGGCGATAGCAGTCGTCAGCGGCGTGGCGATGCTGATTCTGGTCGGACCAAACGCGCTGGCGCAGCAGGGCAACCAGTTGTTCCCGCAGGCGAGCGAGAAAAGTCAAACCAGCAGCCAGAAGCATTCCGCTAGACCGAAGCAGACGATCAAGCCGGCGCAGAAGCACACGAGCAAGCAGGACCTTGCGAGCAGGGCGGCGATGGCTCAGGCGACGAACCCGGGGATCGCCAAGAAGCCGCATCAGCTGGTACTGCAGGTCAATTCCAACGAGCCGGCGATGATGAACCTCGCGCTCAACAATGCCACCAACGTCGCCCAATATTACCGCGATCTCGGTGAGCCGGTGTCGATCGAGGTCGTCACCTTTGGCCCTGGCCTTCACATGCTGCGCGAAGACACGTCGCCGGTGAAGCCGCGCATCGAGGTGCTGGCGATGAGCAATCCCGAAATTTCCTTCAAGGCCTGCGGCAACACCCAAGACAACATGCGCAAGGCCGAGAACAAGGACATCAACCTGATCGCCCAGGCGACGGTGGTCAAGTCCGGGGTCGTCCGCGTCATGGAGCTGCAGGAACAGGGCTGGAGCTACGTCAAGCCGTGA
- a CDS encoding methyltransferase domain-containing protein, giving the protein MVWDPQQYLKFSGHRLRPAVDLLMRIPDFAPRAIADLGAGAGNVTKLIKERWPVASVTGVEGSAEMVAAGRKAAPDVEWSHQDLGHWSPAKSHDLIYSNAALHWLPNHAALFPSVMRKVTPGGMLAVQMPRNFTAPSHVLIGETALDGPWRSRVEHLVTPPPVEGPAFYHDLLAPLSQNIDIWETEYLQVLEGENPVKEWTKGTWLTRYLDVLQGDEKAAFEADYGQRVTKAYPKNAAGQTLFPFRRLFMVAQRKG; this is encoded by the coding sequence ATGGTCTGGGATCCGCAGCAATACCTGAAGTTCTCCGGCCACCGGCTGCGGCCCGCCGTCGACCTCTTGATGCGCATTCCGGATTTCGCGCCCCGGGCGATCGCCGATCTCGGGGCGGGCGCCGGCAACGTGACGAAGCTGATCAAGGAGCGCTGGCCGGTTGCGAGCGTCACCGGCGTCGAGGGCTCGGCCGAGATGGTCGCGGCAGGGCGCAAGGCGGCGCCCGATGTCGAATGGTCGCATCAAGACCTCGGCCATTGGAGTCCCGCGAAGTCCCATGACCTGATCTATTCAAATGCCGCACTGCACTGGCTGCCCAATCACGCGGCACTGTTTCCGTCGGTGATGAGGAAGGTCACGCCTGGCGGCATGCTCGCGGTGCAGATGCCGCGCAACTTCACGGCGCCCTCGCATGTGCTGATCGGCGAGACCGCGCTGGACGGTCCCTGGCGCTCCAGGGTCGAGCACCTCGTCACCCCGCCGCCGGTCGAAGGGCCCGCCTTCTATCATGACCTCCTCGCGCCGCTGTCGCAGAATATCGACATCTGGGAGACCGAGTATCTTCAGGTGCTCGAAGGCGAGAACCCCGTGAAGGAGTGGACCAAGGGGACCTGGCTGACGCGCTATCTCGATGTTCTGCAGGGCGACGAGAAGGCCGCCTTCGAAGCGGACTATGGGCAACGGGTCACAAAGGCCTATCCGAAGAATGCCGCGGGGCAGACGCTGTTTCCGTTCCGCCGCCTCTTCATGGTCGCTCAGCGCAAAGGCTGA